A window of Vigna unguiculata cultivar IT97K-499-35 chromosome 4, ASM411807v1, whole genome shotgun sequence contains these coding sequences:
- the LOC114181020 gene encoding ras-related protein RABB1b, translated as MSYDYLFKYIIIGDTGVGKSCLLLQFTDKRFQPVHDLTIGVEFGARMVTIDSRPIKLQIWDTAGQESFRSITRSYYRGAAGALLVYDITRRDTFNHLASWLEDARQHANPNMSIMLIGNKCDLSHRRAVSKEEGEQFAKENGLLFLEASARTAQNVEEAYIRTAAKILQNIQEGVFDVSNESSGIKVGYGRSQGQSGGRDGTVSARGGCCS; from the exons ATGTCGTACGACTACCTATTCAAGTACATCATCATCGGCGACACAG GTGTAGGGAAATCGTGCCTGCTCCTCCAATTCACTGATAAGAGGTTCCAACCTGTTCATGATCTCACTATTGGTGTTGAGTTTGGCGCTCGAATGGTCACCATCGATTCTCGACCCATCAAGCTTCAGATATGGGATACT GCTGGACAAGAGTCTTTTAGATCCATCACAAGATCTTACTATAGAGGAGCAGCCGGAGCACTCCTAGTTTACGACATTACAAG GAGAGACACATTTAATCATTTAGCAAGTTGGCTGGAAGATGCTCGGCAGCATGCCAATCCTAACATGAGCATCATGCTCATAGGGAACAAGTGTGACCTGTCTCATCGAAGAGCAGTGAGCAAAGAGGAGGGAGAGCAGTTTGCAAAGGAAAATGGACTTCTGTTTTTGGAGGCTTCTGCTAGGACTGCTCAAAATGTGGAAGAG GCTTATATAAGGACTGCTGCAAAGATTCTTCAGAATATTCAGGAAGGTGTCTTTGATGTGTCGAATGAG TCATCTGGTATAAAAGTTGGCTATGGACGTTCCCAAGGTCAATCAGGAGGCAGAGATGGAACTGTTTCTGCAAGAGGTGGGTGTTGTAGCTGA